In the genome of Opitutia bacterium, one region contains:
- a CDS encoding GNAT family N-acetyltransferase → MSSRDWMLRPLTSADGDAVLRLNAENRPAVATIEAGDLPWLLAGEGHHLVAVNSSGHVIGYLLSFPRDSTYDDTEMAELRRLLAEPFYYICQVALAREQRGRGIGRAFYAAVAQVARERGARFLCCDVNLDPPNPESHAFHERLGFRRIATGVASNGFKIAYLACEV, encoded by the coding sequence ATGTCCTCGCGCGACTGGATGCTCCGCCCCCTGACTTCGGCCGACGGCGATGCCGTGCTCCGCTTGAATGCGGAGAATCGTCCGGCGGTGGCCACCATCGAGGCAGGCGATCTGCCGTGGCTCCTGGCGGGCGAGGGGCATCACCTCGTCGCGGTGAATTCGAGCGGACACGTGATTGGCTACCTTCTCTCTTTTCCCCGCGACTCGACCTACGACGACACCGAAATGGCCGAGCTCCGTCGGTTGCTGGCCGAGCCGTTCTACTACATCTGTCAGGTTGCGCTGGCCCGCGAGCAACGCGGGCGCGGCATCGGGCGGGCGTTCTACGCGGCGGTGGCGCAGGTGGCGCGCGAGCGAGGAGCGCGCTTTCTCTGCTGCGACGTGAACCTCGATCCGCCCAATCCCGAGTCGCACGCCTTTCACGAGCGGCTCGGTTTCCGTCGGATCGCGACCGGCGTCGCCTCGAACGGCTTCAAGATCGCTTATCTCGCCTGCGAGGTCTGA
- a CDS encoding DUF4256 domain-containing protein, with protein MKTPKAEKLSAKQREELLATLSARFAKNMNRHAKLDWAAVQKRLDAAPAKLGALHQMESTGGEPDVIGQDAKTGEFLFADCAPQSPAGRQSLCYDRAALDGRKKFPPKGCVTELAESMGVELLDEAQYFALQKLGEFDTKTSSWLTTPSEIRELGGAIYGDRRYNRVFIGHNGADSYYSGRGFRGLLRV; from the coding sequence ATGAAAACCCCGAAGGCCGAGAAATTGTCGGCGAAGCAGCGCGAGGAATTGCTCGCAACGTTGTCCGCGCGCTTCGCGAAAAACATGAACCGTCACGCCAAGCTCGATTGGGCCGCCGTGCAGAAACGCCTCGACGCCGCACCCGCCAAGCTCGGTGCGCTGCACCAGATGGAGTCGACCGGCGGCGAGCCGGACGTCATCGGGCAGGACGCGAAGACCGGCGAGTTCCTCTTCGCCGATTGCGCCCCGCAGAGTCCGGCGGGACGCCAGAGCTTGTGCTACGACCGCGCGGCGCTGGACGGGCGCAAGAAATTCCCGCCGAAGGGCTGCGTCACCGAACTCGCGGAGTCGATGGGCGTGGAACTGCTCGACGAAGCGCAGTATTTCGCGCTGCAGAAACTCGGCGAGTTCGACACCAAGACGTCGAGCTGGCTGACGACGCCGTCGGAAATCCGCGAACTCGGCGGCGCGATCTACGGCGATCGCCGCTACAATCGCGTCTTCATCGGTCACAACGGCGCCGATTCCTACTACAGCGGCCGCGGCTTCCGCGGATTGTTGCGCGTGTAG
- a CDS encoding hemerythrin family protein: MTDWSERFETGDPQIDADHREFFLRIEALKAAFAAGAPTNRAAELLQLLHEHALAHFQREELAMARAGCGAHIENCTAHREFARKLDGWTQLLCLSGPTPSLVEDIHRESAAWMRHHILRVDCRLRGCLAAKTNRIATAADA, translated from the coding sequence ATGACCGATTGGAGTGAGCGATTCGAAACCGGAGATCCGCAGATCGATGCGGACCACCGTGAATTTTTCCTCCGCATCGAAGCCCTCAAGGCAGCGTTCGCCGCGGGAGCGCCGACGAACCGCGCGGCGGAGTTGTTGCAGTTGCTGCACGAGCACGCGCTGGCCCATTTCCAACGCGAGGAGCTCGCCATGGCTCGGGCCGGCTGCGGCGCGCACATCGAGAACTGCACGGCGCACCGCGAATTCGCGCGCAAGCTGGACGGTTGGACGCAGCTGCTTTGCCTCTCGGGCCCGACTCCCAGCCTGGTGGAGGATATCCACCGCGAGTCCGCGGCGTGGATGCGACATCACATCCTGCGCGTCGACTGCCGCCTGCGCGGCTGCCTGGCCGCGAAGACAAACCGGATTGCGACAGCGGCCGATGCGTGA
- a CDS encoding MmcQ/YjbR family DNA-binding protein: MLIDRLQAFTLALPHVTVVAQWGGLVYKVAGKVFLVLSLDGTLLEGVCFKCTPDEFDELTEIDGIAQAPYFAKRHWVKLSDTAALPEPQLRERIRRSHQLVAAGLPKKTRLALGLD, translated from the coding sequence ATGCTCATCGATCGCCTGCAGGCCTTCACGCTCGCGCTGCCGCACGTGACCGTCGTCGCCCAGTGGGGCGGGCTCGTCTACAAGGTCGCGGGCAAGGTCTTCCTTGTGCTTTCCCTCGACGGCACCTTGCTCGAAGGCGTGTGCTTCAAGTGCACGCCGGACGAGTTCGACGAACTCACCGAGATCGACGGCATCGCGCAGGCGCCCTACTTCGCCAAGCGCCATTGGGTAAAGCTGTCCGACACCGCCGCGCTGCCCGAGCCGCAGCTGCGTGAGCGCATCCGGCGCAGCCATCAGCTGGTCGCGGCCGGTTTGCCGAAGAAGACGCGCCTCGCGCTCGGTTTGGACTAG
- a CDS encoding HPr family phosphocarrier protein → MKNTRVRVPWPEGLHLRQAMRLVRAAQQFRAEIRLRSAERIADVRSLLSVLALCAAMGATLELEASGEDEQEAIRTVQELFSR, encoded by the coding sequence ATGAAGAACACGCGAGTCCGAGTGCCGTGGCCCGAAGGACTGCATCTGCGGCAAGCCATGCGCTTGGTGCGGGCGGCCCAGCAGTTCCGCGCCGAGATCCGCTTGCGCAGTGCGGAACGGATTGCGGACGTGCGCAGCCTGCTCAGCGTTCTCGCTCTCTGTGCCGCGATGGGCGCGACGCTCGAGCTCGAAGCGAGCGGAGAGGACGAGCAGGAGGCGATCCGCACCGTCCAGGAACTCTTCAGCCGCTGA
- a CDS encoding MFS transporter, whose product MSSPTAPATPASEPAKVPIPRQIPYIIGNEGCERFSFYGMRNILTVFLVSSLLMYLPEGDRAGAAKEVFHTFVIGVYFFPLLGGWLADRLWGKYNVIFWLSLVYCVGQGMLALFVDNRVGFYTGLFLIALGSGGIKPCISSFVGDQFDSTNKHRAKVVFDAFYWIINFGSFFASLLMPIFLKQFGPAVAFGIPGVLMFLSTVVLWAGRKKYVMVPPTPPDPHSFLRVCWTALMSGTAGKVLAALGVLVAALGFYWLPGFENFVKAVCLAIVAIVALGGIGVRLQLEGARGAHPDEAVEGVRGVLRVLVLFALVTPFWSLFDQKASTWVLQGKAMEAWHLFDAAALRESSPLLATIFGHFATIEPSQMQALNPLFVMLLIPFNNLVLFPALRRMGFEVTALRRMTLGIAFAALSWIVIGWLQLSLDDGAKVNIAWQVLPYVLLTLGEVLVSATGLEFAYSQAPQSMKGALMSFWLLSVTIGNLWVLVANAAVKNDAVTGMIASTGFGVTAFQMFFFAAFAFVAAAIFGLVARGYAVKDHYRSA is encoded by the coding sequence ATGAGTTCCCCGACCGCCCCTGCGACCCCGGCGAGCGAACCGGCCAAAGTGCCGATCCCGCGCCAGATCCCCTACATCATCGGCAACGAGGGCTGCGAGCGCTTCAGCTTCTACGGCATGCGGAACATCCTGACGGTGTTCCTCGTGTCGTCGTTGCTGATGTATCTGCCGGAGGGCGATCGCGCCGGCGCGGCGAAGGAGGTTTTCCACACCTTCGTGATCGGCGTGTATTTCTTCCCGCTGCTCGGCGGCTGGTTGGCGGACCGGCTCTGGGGCAAATACAACGTCATCTTCTGGCTGAGCCTCGTTTACTGCGTGGGGCAGGGGATGCTCGCGCTGTTCGTCGACAACCGCGTCGGGTTCTACACCGGTTTGTTCCTCATCGCGCTGGGCTCGGGCGGCATCAAGCCGTGCATCTCGTCGTTCGTCGGCGACCAGTTCGACTCGACCAACAAGCACCGCGCGAAGGTGGTGTTCGATGCGTTCTACTGGATCATCAATTTCGGGTCGTTCTTCGCGTCGCTGCTCATGCCGATTTTCCTGAAGCAATTCGGGCCGGCGGTGGCGTTCGGCATTCCGGGCGTGCTGATGTTCCTCTCGACGGTCGTGCTGTGGGCGGGCCGGAAGAAATACGTCATGGTGCCGCCGACGCCGCCCGACCCGCACTCGTTCCTGCGGGTGTGCTGGACGGCGCTGATGTCCGGCACAGCGGGCAAAGTGCTCGCGGCGCTCGGCGTGCTGGTGGCCGCGCTGGGTTTCTACTGGTTGCCCGGCTTCGAGAATTTCGTGAAGGCCGTCTGCCTCGCCATCGTCGCCATCGTGGCGCTCGGCGGCATCGGCGTGCGGCTGCAGCTCGAGGGCGCGCGCGGCGCGCATCCGGACGAGGCGGTCGAGGGCGTGCGCGGCGTGTTGCGCGTGTTGGTGCTGTTCGCGCTCGTGACGCCGTTCTGGTCGCTCTTCGACCAAAAGGCTTCGACGTGGGTGCTGCAGGGCAAGGCGATGGAGGCGTGGCACCTGTTCGACGCGGCGGCGTTGCGCGAATCGAGTCCGCTGCTCGCGACGATTTTCGGGCATTTCGCCACGATCGAGCCGTCGCAGATGCAGGCGCTGAATCCGCTGTTCGTGATGCTGCTCATTCCGTTCAACAACCTCGTGCTGTTCCCCGCGCTGCGACGGATGGGCTTCGAAGTCACGGCGCTGCGTCGCATGACGCTCGGCATCGCGTTCGCCGCGCTGTCGTGGATCGTGATCGGCTGGTTGCAGCTCTCGCTCGACGACGGCGCGAAGGTGAACATTGCGTGGCAGGTGCTGCCCTACGTGTTGCTCACGCTCGGCGAAGTGCTCGTGTCGGCCACGGGCCTGGAGTTCGCCTACAGCCAGGCGCCGCAATCGATGAAAGGCGCGCTGATGAGCTTCTGGCTGCTGTCCGTCACGATCGGCAACCTCTGGGTGCTCGTCGCCAACGCAGCGGTGAAGAACGACGCCGTGACCGGCATGATCGCCTCCACGGGCTTCGGCGTGACGGCGTTCCAGATGTTCTTCTTCGCGGCCTTCGCGTTCGTGGCGGCGGCGATCTTCGGACTCGTGGCGCGCGGCTACGCCGTGAAGGATCACTACCGCTCGGCCTGA
- a CDS encoding response regulator transcription factor, which translates to MKNPATAPIRILLVDDSAIVRHGIRAAIEYAAAGRRLEIVAEAATAADALREAQRVQPDVVLLDLRLPDTSGIAICGELRGVAPSARVIVFTSSTDSRAIYDVIVAGAHGYLLKEIDPAALVQGIVDGHAGRSVFSPDIAGRMVDILRDGHARLDRAACLQELSPQERRVLAAMADGQTNKDIAQLLGLSENTVKNYIGRVFEKLGVQRRSQAIGLYFDNKARPTTP; encoded by the coding sequence GTGAAAAATCCCGCAACCGCCCCGATCCGCATCCTCCTCGTCGACGACAGCGCCATCGTCCGCCACGGCATCCGCGCGGCCATCGAGTATGCGGCCGCCGGGCGCCGCCTCGAGATCGTCGCGGAGGCCGCGACCGCCGCCGATGCCCTGCGCGAAGCGCAGCGCGTGCAGCCGGATGTCGTGCTGCTCGACCTGCGGCTCCCCGACACCAGCGGCATCGCGATCTGCGGCGAGCTTCGCGGGGTCGCCCCCTCGGCGCGCGTCATCGTGTTCACTTCGTCCACCGACAGCCGGGCGATCTACGACGTGATCGTCGCCGGCGCCCATGGCTATCTTCTGAAGGAGATCGATCCCGCCGCGCTGGTCCAAGGCATCGTCGACGGCCACGCCGGACGTTCCGTCTTTTCGCCTGATATCGCCGGGCGCATGGTCGACATCTTGCGCGACGGCCACGCCCGCCTCGACCGCGCCGCGTGCCTGCAGGAACTCTCGCCCCAGGAACGCCGGGTCCTCGCGGCCATGGCGGACGGCCAGACGAACAAGGACATCGCCCAACTCCTCGGCCTGAGCGAGAATACCGTGAAGAACTACATCGGGCGGGTGTTCGAGAAACTCGGCGTCCAACGCCGGTCGCAGGCGATCGGGCTTTATTTCGACAACAAGGCCCGACCGACCACCCCCTAG
- a CDS encoding prepilin-type N-terminal cleavage/methylation domain-containing protein — protein sequence MKPVRLRPRSAGFTLVEVMVSGVLGSIVLTGVMTSFLMMGRSGQLLYNYNNMAGAARTALEEFGQDVRMASALTYNSATSVTLTVPDNYAANSNQVTYAYGTVTVGTTTYTNCFYRRPGGSASAAAATPLVRNTTACTFTRYDVLGTAVATDAATKRLELAISVSTRNQTVPSATDNILSATYVLRNK from the coding sequence ATGAAACCTGTCCGCCTCCGCCCCCGCTCCGCCGGCTTCACTCTGGTCGAAGTCATGGTCTCCGGTGTCCTCGGCTCGATCGTCCTCACCGGCGTGATGACCTCGTTCCTGATGATGGGACGCAGCGGCCAGCTGCTCTACAACTACAACAACATGGCCGGCGCCGCCCGCACCGCGCTCGAGGAGTTCGGCCAGGATGTCCGCATGGCGAGCGCCCTCACCTACAACAGCGCCACCTCGGTCACGCTCACCGTGCCGGACAACTACGCGGCCAACTCGAATCAAGTGACCTACGCCTACGGCACGGTCACCGTCGGCACGACGACCTACACCAACTGCTTTTACCGCCGGCCCGGCGGCAGCGCCTCCGCCGCGGCCGCCACCCCGCTCGTTCGCAACACCACCGCCTGCACGTTCACCCGCTACGACGTCCTCGGCACCGCCGTCGCGACCGACGCCGCCACCAAACGCCTCGAGCTCGCCATCAGCGTCAGCACGCGAAACCAGACAGTCCCTTCCGCGACCGACAACATCCTCTCCGCCACCTATGTCCTCCGGAACAAATAG
- a CDS encoding ABC transporter permease produces the protein MLQDLRFALRQLARYRWFSLAVIVTLALGIGINTTVFTLVNAVLFKPVPVPGGERLVAVTQQWPENRYNRGPVSYPEFEAYRTQNRTFEGLEAVDRAGGIIAEPATPPENYGMGVVSPGLFSLLKTQPILGRAFTPADGAAGAPTVLMLSHKVWQQRYAGASDVIGRTVRLNGQPATIVGVMPEGFKFPENEELWTALRPTKELADRRHRSLMLFGLRQPGASVTEAQTDLNVIAARMTKEFPDTNKDVVPRVQTFHDLFNGGPIKLIFLLMLGAVGFVLLIACANVANMMLSRAIARGREMAVRAAMGASRTQIVRQLLIESVLLSVLGGAIGLGLAQFGVHAFDLASQDVGKPYWIQFTMDWRAFVYFAAISVGTGIVFGLVPALRASRVDLTTALKDGTAGGTARGGKLTGALVVFQFAATVMLLAGAGLMMKSFFAVQRINPFVPAEQILGVRLALPDGKGERYETPEARKAMHERLQQRLAALPGVKQAVLTSDFPGLGSQHRTVEIEDKPTPDPKRPNQAAVIFATPDYLPAINLPVLVGRGLNDSDGAPGKESAVVTREFAARYWGDESPLGRKLRFLGEDQKPGPWITVVGISGDLVQSFQQRNSPPLVFMSDRQEPWAWIGVMLRAEGDPTALTPAVRAAVQEIDADLPLFQVRTLKEAIAHESWFLAVFGSLFFAFAAIALLMASVGIYAVVAQNTARRTREIGIRMALGATATNVVRLMLGRGLMQLGLGLIIGFGGAFATTRLMDTILGPTSPTDPLVFVSVAALLGGLGLFACWLPARRAAHVAPTEALRAE, from the coding sequence ATGCTTCAGGATCTCCGCTTCGCCCTCCGCCAGCTCGCGCGCTACCGCTGGTTTTCCCTCGCCGTCATCGTCACTCTCGCCCTCGGCATCGGCATCAACACCACCGTCTTCACGCTGGTCAACGCCGTGCTCTTCAAGCCCGTGCCCGTCCCCGGCGGCGAGCGGCTCGTGGCCGTCACCCAGCAATGGCCGGAAAATCGCTACAACCGCGGCCCGGTCTCCTATCCCGAGTTCGAGGCTTACCGGACACAGAATCGCACGTTCGAGGGCCTCGAAGCCGTGGACCGCGCCGGCGGCATCATCGCAGAACCGGCCACGCCGCCCGAGAACTACGGGATGGGCGTCGTTTCGCCCGGACTTTTTTCGCTCCTGAAAACCCAGCCGATCCTCGGTCGCGCGTTCACGCCCGCCGACGGCGCCGCAGGCGCGCCCACCGTGCTCATGCTCAGCCACAAAGTCTGGCAGCAGCGCTACGCCGGCGCCTCCGACGTCATCGGCCGCACCGTCCGCCTCAACGGCCAACCCGCCACGATCGTCGGCGTCATGCCCGAAGGTTTCAAATTTCCCGAAAACGAGGAGTTGTGGACCGCGCTGCGTCCCACGAAGGAACTCGCCGACCGCCGCCATCGCAGCCTGATGCTCTTCGGCCTGCGCCAGCCCGGCGCCAGCGTCACCGAGGCCCAGACCGACCTCAACGTCATCGCCGCGCGCATGACGAAGGAATTCCCCGATACCAACAAGGACGTCGTGCCGCGCGTCCAGACGTTCCACGACCTGTTCAACGGCGGCCCGATCAAGCTCATCTTCCTGCTCATGCTTGGCGCCGTCGGCTTCGTCCTGCTCATCGCCTGCGCCAACGTCGCGAACATGATGCTCAGCCGCGCCATCGCCCGCGGCCGCGAGATGGCCGTGCGCGCCGCCATGGGCGCTTCGCGCACCCAGATCGTCCGCCAGCTGCTCATCGAGAGCGTGCTGCTCAGCGTGCTCGGCGGCGCGATCGGGCTCGGCCTCGCGCAATTCGGCGTGCACGCCTTCGACCTGGCCTCGCAGGACGTCGGGAAACCCTACTGGATCCAGTTCACGATGGACTGGCGCGCGTTCGTCTATTTCGCCGCGATCTCCGTCGGCACCGGCATCGTGTTCGGCCTCGTGCCCGCGCTGCGGGCCTCGCGCGTCGATCTCACCACGGCGCTGAAAGACGGCACCGCCGGCGGCACCGCGCGCGGCGGCAAGCTCACCGGCGCGCTCGTCGTGTTCCAGTTCGCCGCCACCGTCATGCTCCTCGCCGGCGCCGGCCTCATGATGAAGAGCTTCTTCGCCGTGCAGCGGATCAATCCCTTCGTGCCCGCCGAGCAAATCCTCGGCGTGCGCCTCGCGCTGCCCGACGGCAAAGGCGAACGCTACGAGACACCCGAAGCCCGCAAGGCGATGCACGAACGACTGCAACAGCGCCTCGCCGCGCTCCCCGGCGTCAAGCAGGCCGTGCTCACGTCAGATTTCCCCGGCCTCGGCTCGCAGCACCGCACGGTCGAAATCGAAGACAAGCCCACGCCGGACCCGAAGCGCCCCAACCAAGCCGCCGTGATCTTCGCCACGCCGGACTACCTGCCCGCCATCAATCTCCCCGTCCTCGTCGGCCGCGGCCTCAACGACTCCGACGGTGCACCCGGCAAGGAATCCGCCGTGGTCACGCGCGAGTTCGCCGCGCGCTATTGGGGCGACGAATCTCCCCTCGGCCGCAAACTGCGCTTCCTCGGCGAGGACCAGAAGCCCGGCCCGTGGATCACCGTCGTCGGCATCAGCGGCGACCTCGTGCAAAGTTTCCAGCAGCGCAACTCGCCGCCGCTCGTGTTCATGTCCGACCGGCAGGAACCGTGGGCTTGGATCGGCGTCATGCTGCGCGCGGAAGGCGATCCCACCGCGCTCACGCCAGCCGTGCGCGCCGCGGTGCAGGAGATCGACGCCGACCTGCCGCTCTTCCAGGTGCGCACGCTCAAGGAAGCCATCGCGCACGAGAGCTGGTTCCTCGCCGTGTTCGGCTCCCTCTTTTTCGCCTTCGCCGCCATCGCGTTGCTGATGGCCTCCGTCGGCATCTATGCGGTCGTCGCGCAAAACACCGCGCGGCGCACGCGTGAGATCGGCATCCGCATGGCACTCGGCGCCACCGCCACGAACGTCGTGCGACTCATGCTCGGGCGCGGCCTGATGCAGCTCGGCCTCGGCCTCATCATCGGCTTCGGCGGCGCCTTCGCCACCACGCGGCTCATGGACACCATTCTCGGTCCGACCTCGCCCACCGACCCCCTTGTGTTCGTCAGCGTGGCCGCCCTGCTCGGCGGGCTCGGGCTTTTCGCCTGTTGGCTCCCCGCGCGCCGCGCCGCGCACGTCGCGCCGACCGAGGCGCTGCGCGCCGAATAG
- a CDS encoding ABC transporter permease: MLNDLRFALRQLTRHRWFSLAVIVTLALGIGINTTVFTLVNAVLFKPLPIPGGERLAVVTQDWPEGRLTRAPLSLPEFRAYQSQNRTFEGLEAIETSVGVIAEPGVSPERYSMGVCTTGLFGLVKAQPILGRALLPSDGTPGAPTVLLLSHKVWQHHYAGALDVVGRSVRLNSQPATIIGVMPEGFRFPGNEDLWIALTPTHAREDRANRSLVFYGLLKSGVTAAEAQADFAVIASRLAQQFPDTNKDYMPRVQTFHERFAGGPVRIIFLFMLGAVGFVLLIACANVANLTLSRALARQREISVRAALGASRSRLVRQLLVESVLLSVIGGAFGLGLALAGAHIFDLATQDIGRPYWIDFAMDWRAFAYISALSIAAGLVFGLVPALRASRVDLNTAMKDGTAGYSSQGGKLTAALVVFQFAVTVILLASAGLMVRNFFAVQQINPFVPAREILAVRLSLPDGPGERYHSAAARQAMHERLQQRLATIPGVTHAVLTSDFPGLGSQHRAVEIEGKPAADPKQPFQAAAVFSSPDYLAAINLPVLVGRALNAADGVPGKEAAVVTRQFAARYWEGESPIGRRFRLTGFDGVAGPWVTVVGVCGDIVQSTQERNAPPLAFLSNHQEPWAWIGVLLRTQRDPTALAASVRAAVQEIDPDLPLMQVYTLKSAIEQEHWFLAIFGSLFFTFAAIALLMASVGLYAVVAQNTARRTREIGIRMALGATAGRVVRLMVGRGLAQLGVGLALGFAGALAAAKLMANMIGAVSPRDPLVFVSIALLLAAIGLLACWLPARRAARVAPTEALRSE; this comes from the coding sequence ATGCTCAACGACCTCCGTTTCGCCCTGCGTCAACTCACGCGCCACCGCTGGTTTTCCCTCGCGGTGATCGTCACCCTGGCCCTCGGCATCGGCATCAACACCACCGTCTTCACGCTGGTGAATGCCGTGCTCTTCAAGCCGCTGCCGATTCCCGGCGGCGAGCGGCTCGCCGTCGTCACGCAGGACTGGCCTGAGGGTCGCCTCACGCGCGCTCCGCTCTCGTTGCCGGAGTTTCGCGCCTACCAAAGCCAGAATCGCACCTTCGAGGGCCTCGAAGCGATCGAGACCAGCGTCGGCGTCATCGCCGAGCCGGGCGTCTCGCCCGAGCGCTACAGCATGGGCGTGTGCACGACGGGATTGTTCGGCTTGGTGAAAGCGCAACCGATCCTCGGCCGCGCGCTGTTGCCGAGCGATGGCACCCCGGGCGCGCCGACCGTGCTGCTCCTCAGCCACAAGGTCTGGCAACACCACTACGCCGGTGCGCTCGACGTCGTCGGTCGCTCGGTGCGCCTCAACAGCCAGCCGGCCACGATCATCGGCGTCATGCCCGAGGGCTTCCGCTTCCCCGGCAACGAAGACCTCTGGATCGCGCTCACGCCGACCCACGCCCGTGAGGACCGCGCCAACCGCAGCCTCGTGTTCTACGGCCTCCTCAAGTCCGGCGTCACGGCGGCCGAAGCGCAGGCTGACTTCGCCGTCATCGCCTCGCGCCTCGCGCAGCAATTCCCCGACACGAACAAGGACTACATGCCGCGCGTGCAGACCTTCCACGAGCGGTTCGCCGGCGGCCCGGTCAGGATCATTTTTCTCTTCATGCTCGGCGCCGTCGGCTTCGTCCTGCTCATCGCCTGCGCCAACGTCGCCAACCTCACGCTCAGCCGCGCCCTCGCGCGCCAGCGGGAAATTTCCGTCCGCGCCGCCCTCGGCGCCTCGCGCTCGCGCCTCGTGCGCCAGCTGCTGGTCGAAAGCGTGTTGCTCAGCGTCATCGGCGGCGCGTTCGGCCTCGGCCTCGCGCTGGCTGGCGCGCACATCTTCGACCTCGCGACGCAAGACATTGGTCGACCCTACTGGATCGACTTCGCGATGGATTGGCGCGCCTTCGCCTACATCTCCGCGCTCTCCATCGCGGCCGGCCTCGTTTTCGGTCTCGTGCCGGCCCTGCGCGCCTCACGCGTCGACCTCAACACCGCGATGAAGGACGGCACCGCGGGCTACTCTTCGCAGGGCGGCAAACTCACCGCCGCGCTCGTGGTGTTCCAGTTCGCCGTCACCGTCATCCTGCTCGCGAGCGCCGGACTGATGGTGCGAAATTTCTTCGCCGTTCAGCAGATCAATCCGTTCGTCCCCGCGCGCGAAATCCTCGCCGTGCGCCTCTCCCTGCCCGACGGCCCGGGCGAGCGCTACCACTCCGCGGCGGCGCGCCAGGCGATGCACGAGCGTTTGCAACAGCGTCTCGCCACCATTCCCGGCGTCACCCACGCCGTGCTCACCTCGGATTTCCCCGGCCTCGGCTCGCAGCACCGCGCCGTCGAGATCGAGGGCAAGCCCGCCGCCGACCCCAAGCAGCCGTTCCAGGCCGCCGCCGTTTTCTCCTCTCCCGACTACCTCGCCGCGATCAACCTCCCCGTGCTCGTCGGCCGCGCGCTGAACGCCGCCGACGGCGTCCCCGGCAAGGAAGCCGCCGTCGTCACCCGCCAATTCGCCGCGCGCTACTGGGAAGGCGAGTCGCCCATCGGCCGCCGCTTCCGCCTCACCGGCTTCGACGGAGTCGCGGGGCCGTGGGTGACGGTGGTCGGCGTGTGCGGCGACATCGTGCAGAGCACGCAGGAGCGCAACGCGCCGCCGCTCGCGTTCCTCTCCAATCACCAGGAACCGTGGGCATGGATCGGCGTGTTGCTGCGCACCCAACGCGACCCGACCGCCCTCGCCGCCTCCGTGCGCGCGGCCGTCCAGGAAATCGATCCCGACTTGCCGTTGATGCAGGTCTACACGCTCAAATCGGCGATCGAGCAGGAGCACTGGTTCCTCGCCATCTTCGGCTCCCTCTTCTTCACCTTCGCCGCCATCGCGCTGCTCATGGCATCCGTCGGACTCTACGCCGTCGTCGCGCAGAACACCGCCCGCCGCACGCGCGAGATCGGCATCCGCATGGCGCTCGGCGCCACCGCCGGCCGCGTCGTGCGTCTCATGGTCGGCCGCGGACTCGCGCAACTCGGCGTCGGCCTCGCGCTGGGATTTGCCGGCGCTCTGGCCGCCGCGAAACTCATGGCGAACATGATCGGCGCCGTCTCGCCGCGCGACCCGCTCGTCTTCGTCTCCATCGCGCTGCTGCTCGCCGCCATCGGCCTGCTCGCCTGCTGGCTGCCCGCGCGCCGCGCCGCCCGTGTCGCGCCGACTGAAGCGCTCCGCTCCGAGTGA
- a CDS encoding LemA family protein translates to MKTLLIVLGVLAAFVGLIGIAAVSSYNGLVNRSQAVDAQWAQVQNVYQRRADLIPNLVNTVAGAANFEKSTLTEVTAARASVGQVKLDPSKAPTDAAQLAEFERAQGQLATALSRLLVVAERYPDLKATANFGALQSQLEGTENRIAVERGRFNDVARDYNSAIKRFPAVLFAGMFGFQPKAYFAAKAGADTPPEVKFDFGAKKP, encoded by the coding sequence ATGAAAACTCTCCTCATCGTTCTCGGCGTGCTCGCCGCGTTCGTCGGTCTGATCGGCATCGCTGCCGTCAGCAGCTACAACGGCCTCGTCAACCGCTCGCAAGCGGTCGACGCGCAGTGGGCGCAGGTCCAGAATGTCTACCAGCGACGCGCCGACCTCATCCCGAATTTGGTCAACACCGTAGCCGGTGCCGCGAATTTCGAGAAGTCGACGCTCACCGAAGTCACCGCCGCGCGCGCCTCCGTCGGCCAGGTGAAGCTCGACCCGAGCAAGGCGCCGACCGACGCCGCGCAACTCGCCGAGTTCGAGCGCGCGCAAGGCCAGCTCGCCACCGCGCTCTCGCGCCTGCTCGTCGTCGCCGAGCGCTATCCCGATCTGAAGGCGACCGCCAACTTCGGCGCGCTCCAATCGCAGCTGGAAGGCACCGAGAATCGCATCGCGGTCGAACGCGGCCGCTTCAACGACGTCGCACGCGACTACAACTCCGCGATCAAGCGTTTCCCGGCCGTCCTCTTCGCCGGCATGTTCGGCTTCCAGCCCAAGGCCTACTTCGCCGCCAAGGCCGGCGCCGACACGCCGCCCGAGGTGAAATTCGACTTCGGCGCGAAGAAGCCGTGA